In Alteribacillus bidgolensis, a genomic segment contains:
- a CDS encoding thermonuclease family protein translates to MNGCLGIIILILFIAFVINFPLFSIGLAIAVWGAYELMINRDLGAKSKKPGIIISLGLILVIGSFTIGSTEETEVSQEQEETSETASVESDEDDTSEEQQNESNTEEDDDTESEEEKEEEELELETEEENEADEEEENTDTSEDEPQEQSVNKDESAKVTSIVDGDTIKVNVHGEEESIRLLLVDTPETNHPNLPVQEYGPEATEFAKEELSGKDVELEYDGPKRDHYDRLLAYIWVDGELFNEMLLEEGLARYAFVYDPPYTHSDTLQAAEDQAKEENKGIWSIDGYVTDDGFAEEKSSSNNSGSSGSSSSSGSSSSNDSGSSSGSSEENVHYENCTAARDARAAPVREGDPEYASHLDRDGDGIGCE, encoded by the coding sequence TTGAATGGTTGTTTAGGAATTATTATTTTGATTTTATTTATAGCATTTGTAATTAACTTTCCACTATTTAGTATTGGATTAGCTATTGCTGTCTGGGGAGCATATGAATTGATGATTAATAGAGACTTGGGGGCTAAATCTAAGAAACCCGGAATCATAATATCTCTGGGTCTAATTCTAGTTATAGGTAGCTTTACTATAGGCTCTACAGAAGAAACAGAAGTTTCCCAAGAACAAGAAGAAACTTCTGAAACTGCCAGTGTAGAATCTGACGAAGATGATACAAGTGAAGAACAGCAGAATGAAAGTAACACTGAAGAAGATGATGATACAGAGTCTGAAGAAGAAAAAGAGGAAGAAGAGTTAGAGTTAGAGACAGAGGAAGAAAATGAAGCAGATGAGGAAGAAGAAAACACAGACACATCCGAGGACGAACCACAAGAACAGTCTGTTAATAAGGATGAAAGTGCTAAAGTTACATCCATTGTAGATGGCGACACTATTAAAGTTAATGTCCATGGAGAGGAAGAAAGTATACGACTCCTATTAGTCGATACACCAGAGACCAATCATCCAAACCTCCCTGTTCAAGAATATGGACCAGAGGCTACCGAATTTGCTAAAGAAGAATTAAGTGGTAAAGACGTTGAGCTCGAATATGATGGTCCAAAACGTGATCATTATGACCGTCTTCTTGCTTATATTTGGGTAGATGGTGAATTGTTCAATGAAATGCTATTAGAAGAAGGGCTGGCTCGCTATGCCTTTGTATACGACCCTCCTTACACACATTCAGATACCCTACAGGCTGCTGAAGATCAAGCAAAAGAGGAAAATAAGGGTATCTGGAGCATTGATGGCTATGTAACTGATGATGGCTTTGCGGAGGAAAAAAGCTCTTCTAATAACTCAGGGTCTTCTGGTAGCTCCAGTTCTTCAGGAAGCTCTTCCTCAAATGACTCAGGATCTTCTTCAGGTTCTTCTGAAGAAAATGTACATTATGAAAACTGTACTGCTGCTAGAGATGCAAGAGCTGCCCCTGTTCGGGAAGGAGATCCTGAGTATGCATCACACCTTGACCGTGACGGGGATGGAATTGGTTGTGAATAA
- a CDS encoding DUF4236 domain-containing protein: MAFRFRKSVKVAPGVKLNVGKRGVSTTVGGKSVRVSSSSRRTSVGSSVPGTGVSYHKQVGSKNVRSKSNKNKHQGMTGQEEEHQQNQPEQQVKQYEDHLVMLTSLHEEVTDGIDWKEVSLSAAPFTPPEDGTHVKKLNKQIENFKPTFRDRFFNRSQSRIEKMKSQLPEAKEKDLELYKKWENDVDQAYKVLAGDREAWTKVIKTQNPFEDIAELGGSIKFSFEENRNIVIVNLHIDKSAVPAKEISLTKTGKLSQKNMPKGKHFQLYQEYVCSCALRIGREFFSLLPLDSVLLHVYGEAEETNGCILSVLIKKSDLEQLSFTQIDFLEVIKTFEHNLKFLKTKGFKTVEEVKEF; the protein is encoded by the coding sequence ATGGCATTTAGGTTTCGAAAAAGTGTAAAAGTAGCACCAGGAGTAAAGTTGAATGTTGGGAAACGTGGAGTAAGTACAACTGTTGGTGGAAAATCAGTTAGAGTAAGTTCTAGTTCACGCAGAACTTCTGTTGGCTCCAGTGTACCTGGCACTGGTGTTTCTTATCATAAACAGGTTGGTTCTAAAAATGTCCGATCGAAAAGTAATAAAAACAAGCATCAAGGAATGACAGGCCAGGAAGAAGAACATCAGCAAAATCAACCAGAACAACAAGTAAAACAGTATGAAGATCACCTTGTTATGCTTACATCCTTACACGAAGAGGTAACGGATGGGATTGATTGGAAGGAAGTCTCCCTCTCTGCTGCTCCTTTTACGCCTCCTGAGGACGGAACACATGTTAAAAAACTAAATAAACAAATTGAAAATTTCAAACCAACCTTTCGAGATCGATTTTTTAACAGGTCCCAAAGCCGTATAGAAAAAATGAAATCTCAGTTACCTGAAGCTAAAGAAAAAGACCTTGAATTATATAAAAAGTGGGAAAACGATGTAGACCAAGCATATAAGGTTTTAGCTGGTGATCGAGAAGCTTGGACCAAGGTAATTAAAACTCAAAATCCTTTTGAAGATATAGCAGAATTAGGTGGTTCAATTAAATTCTCTTTTGAGGAAAATAGAAACATTGTCATTGTTAATCTTCACATTGATAAAAGTGCTGTCCCTGCCAAAGAAATCTCTCTCACCAAAACTGGTAAACTATCACAAAAAAATATGCCAAAAGGGAAGCATTTTCAATTGTATCAAGAATATGTTTGCAGTTGTGCCCTTCGAATAGGGAGAGAATTCTTTTCTTTACTTCCATTGGATTCGGTCCTTCTTCATGTTTATGGAGAAGCTGAAGAAACCAATGGCTGTATTCTATCTGTTTTAATAAAAAAAAGTGATTTAGAACAACTCTCTTTTACACAAATAGATTTTTTGGAAGTTATAAAGACCTTTGAACATAACCTAAAGTTTCTTAAAACTAAAGGTTTCAAGACCGTCGAGGAGGTTAAAGAATTTTGA